A single genomic interval of Burkholderia cepacia ATCC 25416 harbors:
- a CDS encoding ABC transporter ATP-binding protein produces MSALLDIRGLRAGYGLQPVLDGVDLALAPGETLALLGRNGSGRSTLAKAVMGLVRTAGSVRIDGAECVGARTFEIARRGVAYVAESRDVFPLLTVRDNLRLGLRGARGAAERAALERLFDRFPLLSARADVKAGRLSGGEQQVLALVRALAGRPRVLIVDEPAEGLAPLAVDEVGACLAALQADGVAILLIEQRLQFAPRLARRVAVMGRGRIVYDGALDGLGGEVANAWLSAG; encoded by the coding sequence GTGAGCGCGCTGCTCGACATTCGCGGGCTGCGCGCGGGGTACGGCCTGCAACCCGTGCTCGACGGCGTCGATCTTGCGCTTGCCCCGGGCGAGACGCTCGCGCTGCTCGGCCGCAACGGCTCGGGGCGCTCGACGCTCGCGAAGGCCGTGATGGGGCTCGTGCGCACGGCCGGCTCGGTGCGCATCGACGGCGCCGAATGCGTGGGCGCGCGCACGTTCGAGATCGCGCGGCGCGGTGTCGCTTACGTTGCCGAAAGCCGCGACGTGTTCCCGCTGCTGACGGTGCGCGACAACCTGCGGCTCGGGTTGCGCGGTGCCCGCGGTGCGGCCGAACGCGCGGCGCTCGAACGGCTGTTCGACCGCTTTCCGCTGCTGTCCGCGCGCGCGGACGTGAAAGCCGGGCGGCTGTCGGGCGGCGAACAGCAGGTGCTCGCGCTGGTGCGTGCGCTGGCCGGCCGCCCGCGCGTGCTGATCGTCGACGAACCGGCCGAAGGCCTCGCGCCGCTCGCGGTCGACGAAGTCGGCGCGTGCCTGGCCGCGCTGCAGGCCGACGGCGTCGCGATCCTGCTGATCGAGCAGCGGCTGCAGTTCGCGCCGCGGCTCGCGCGGCGCGTCGCGGTGATGGGGCGCGGACGGATCGTCTACGACGGCGCGCTCGACGGCCTGGGCGGCGAGGTCGCGAACGCCTGGCTCAGCGCCGGCTGA